A genomic window from Candidatus Kouleothrix ribensis includes:
- a CDS encoding DUF1156 domain-containing protein: MPADRRLIEDFIPIREISAEASREKSLRKGHISTLHLWWARRPLVAARAAVYAALVSAPQTPEERKQYEREMIALCKWEVSNEALNQARERILAANGGVPPKVLDMFAGGGAIPLEALRLGCEAYAVDLNPVAHLIELCTLVYPQKYGSQLAEEVERWGKWVLERVKAEIGDLYPAIPANDHQSQMVEQHDLFSADNSELRTQNSELTPIAYLWTRTVHCPNPTCGATVPLARQTWLVKKPGRFVALKMHADSEQDGSKRVRFEVVSADSESALGFDPTAFSERGNAVCPFCGSTVSNDYAKIEGKAGRINTQLMGVVCTKSGRQGKIYLSADDLNSSFLPNESEIETRIERLCAETKLTVPDEVIFSGDSRAFFTHLYGMDKFGSLFTPRQMLTLLTFCKWIRNAHHEMQRKGIGVEFATAVTTFLAIGLDKIASRGSATGIWHSSRETLESPVARGTLPITWDFPESNPIGAGSGNWEDSLSYTIDTLSGVQQSTGVVVHVSRMNAQQLSLSDNIFDAIITDPPYYDNIPYSHLSDYFYVWLKRSVGDLYPDHFSSDLTPKKQEAVAEPARFEGNRQKARQQYEQMMYNAFREAHRVLKPGAPLICVYAHKTTAGWSALADSLRGAGFVITEAWPLDTELKTGYRGLRASFASSIFMVARRREHEDIGNYVRDVRPELHLIVKERVTTLRSLGVSGADLVIACVGAGLRAYTQYARVELPNGDELDASSFLDEVQRAVLEVILADVMGVEETGVSAVDKVSQYYVLARYQYGMAAVDFDEANVLARGVGVELDGPRALTSGPNPLIKKTKTTIDWRDYRSRGANEHLGLFNGQEPPLIDILQRLLWLNDNHPADIPKFLMEARPDVARLKLVAEALGGKGLAAEPTPGAVRDERTEEQKAIGRLLPAWRRVVVEQVQGRLL, encoded by the coding sequence ATGCCCGCCGACCGCCGCCTAATCGAAGACTTCATCCCCATCCGCGAGATCAGCGCGGAAGCCAGCCGCGAGAAAAGCCTCCGTAAAGGTCATATCTCGACGTTGCATCTGTGGTGGGCGCGCCGGCCGCTCGTTGCCGCCCGCGCCGCAGTCTATGCTGCCCTTGTATCTGCGCCGCAGACGCCGGAAGAGCGCAAACAGTACGAGCGCGAGATGATCGCGCTGTGCAAGTGGGAAGTGAGTAATGAGGCTCTGAATCAGGCGCGCGAGCGTATCCTCGCAGCCAACGGCGGCGTACCGCCAAAAGTGCTGGATATGTTCGCTGGCGGCGGTGCAATCCCACTGGAGGCGCTACGGCTTGGCTGCGAGGCATACGCTGTCGATCTGAACCCCGTTGCGCACCTGATCGAGTTGTGTACGCTCGTGTATCCGCAGAAGTACGGCTCGCAGCTGGCCGAGGAAGTTGAGCGCTGGGGCAAGTGGGTGTTGGAGCGAGTGAAAGCTGAGATCGGTGATTTGTACCCTGCGATCCCAGCAAACGACCATCAATCGCAAATGGTCGAGCAGCACGATCTCTTCTCGGCAGATAATTCAGAACTCAGAACTCAAAACTCAGAACTCACGCCGATTGCCTACCTATGGACACGGACTGTACACTGCCCGAATCCGACTTGTGGGGCTACAGTGCCGTTGGCACGGCAGACGTGGTTGGTCAAGAAGCCAGGTCGTTTCGTGGCGCTCAAAATGCACGCTGATTCTGAACAGGACGGCAGTAAGCGCGTGCGCTTTGAAGTAGTAAGTGCGGATAGCGAGAGTGCTTTGGGGTTTGACCCGACCGCCTTCTCCGAGCGTGGTAACGCCGTCTGTCCGTTCTGTGGTAGTACGGTGAGTAATGATTATGCGAAAATAGAAGGAAAAGCAGGGCGTATAAATACTCAACTCATGGGTGTTGTTTGCACCAAGAGCGGAAGACAAGGGAAAATATACCTGAGCGCCGACGATCTCAACTCCTCGTTCCTTCCCAACGAGAGCGAGATCGAGACCCGAATTGAGAGGTTGTGTGCTGAGACCAAATTAACAGTGCCAGATGAAGTGATATTCAGTGGTGACTCGCGTGCATTTTTTACCCATTTGTACGGTATGGATAAGTTCGGAAGTCTATTTACTCCACGTCAGATGCTGACTTTACTAACCTTCTGTAAATGGATTCGTAATGCTCATCATGAGATGCAGAGAAAAGGCATAGGAGTAGAATTCGCAACAGCGGTTACTACATTCCTAGCTATTGGATTGGACAAAATCGCGAGCCGGGGCTCTGCAACTGGTATCTGGCACTCATCACGAGAAACCCTTGAAAGCCCAGTTGCACGCGGAACGTTACCTATTACCTGGGACTTTCCCGAGTCTAATCCCATTGGAGCAGGTTCTGGAAATTGGGAAGATAGTCTGTCTTATACGATCGATACTCTGAGCGGTGTTCAACAATCGACAGGTGTAGTAGTACATGTCTCCCGTATGAACGCTCAACAACTAAGCTTGTCAGACAATATCTTCGACGCCATTATCACAGATCCACCATACTATGATAATATACCATATTCACATCTATCAGATTATTTTTATGTTTGGTTGAAACGCTCGGTAGGTGATCTGTACCCTGACCATTTTTCCAGCGATCTAACACCGAAGAAACAAGAAGCTGTAGCTGAACCAGCACGATTCGAAGGAAACCGTCAGAAGGCACGTCAACAATATGAGCAGATGATGTATAACGCTTTCCGCGAGGCACATCGTGTACTCAAACCAGGTGCTCCGCTGATCTGTGTATACGCCCACAAAACAACAGCGGGATGGTCAGCGCTTGCTGACTCTCTTCGAGGTGCGGGATTTGTAATAACAGAAGCTTGGCCTCTAGATACCGAGCTGAAAACTGGCTACCGTGGGTTGCGCGCATCGTTTGCATCTTCCATATTCATGGTTGCCCGACGACGTGAGCACGAAGATATTGGCAACTATGTCCGCGATGTGCGACCAGAACTTCATTTGATCGTGAAGGAGCGGGTTACGACATTACGCTCGCTTGGTGTTAGTGGGGCCGATCTAGTGATCGCCTGTGTCGGTGCAGGGCTTCGGGCCTACACACAGTATGCACGCGTCGAACTGCCAAACGGCGATGAGCTTGACGCTAGCTCATTCTTGGACGAGGTTCAGCGCGCTGTGCTGGAAGTCATCCTCGCCGATGTCATGGGTGTCGAAGAAACCGGTGTCAGCGCGGTAGACAAAGTCAGCCAATACTATGTGCTAGCGCGCTACCAGTATGGTATGGCGGCGGTGGATTTTGATGAGGCCAACGTACTAGCACGCGGCGTTGGGGTGGAACTGGATGGCCCACGTGCGCTCACGAGCGGCCCTAATCCGCTGATCAAGAAGACCAAAACGACCATTGATTGGCGCGATTATCGGAGTCGCGGTGCCAATGAGCACTTGGGCCTGTTCAACGGGCAGGAGCCGCCGCTGATCGATATCTTGCAGCGGCTGCTCTGGCTCAACGATAACCACCCGGCCGACATCCCGAAGTTTCTCATGGAAGCGCGGCCGGATGTTGCCCGGCTCAAGCTGGTGGCCGAAGCCCTGGGTGGGAAAGGTCTTGCGGCAGAGCCCACGCCTGGCGCTGTACGAGACGAGCGCACCGAAGAGCAGAAGGCGATCGGCCGGCTGTTACCGGCTTGGCGGAGGGTGGTGGTGGAGCAGGTTCAGGGTCGATTGTTATAA